TGTTTTAACAGTAGATACAGCGACCTTTTTAGTAGTGATTCATACACTGCCTGCCATGGCCCAGGCGGCGGCTCTGGCCATTGACTCCATGGAGTGGAATGAAGTAGTTGGCACTGTAGCCGGAGACGATACCATTTTTGTCGCCGTCCGGGAACAAGATGATGTCAATGAAATCGTAAGCCGCTTTAAAAAATTGATGAAGCCCTGATGGCGTCGGATAAAATAGCCGACAGACTTAAAGCACAGGAGAGGTTTTTATGCTGTTAAATATCGTCATTAAAAATTATGCCCTGATCGAGGCTTTGAATATCGACCTGGATCCGGGGCTCAATGTGATCACTGGGGAAACCGGGGCCGGTAAATCCATTGTTATCGACGCGCTTACACTACTGTTGGGGCAGCGGGGCAACAAGTCTAATATCCGCCACGGTGCGGATAAAATGGTGGTGCAGGGATTGTTTGATATTGACGGAAATCAGGCAGTTGCCGCCAAGCTGGCCGAATTCGGTATTGAGCCAGAGGATGGGCGCCTCATTTTGACCCGTGAGATAGATACCAAGGGGAAAAATGTATGTCGGGCAGATGGGATGATCATTACTGTAACACAGCTCCGGGCCATCGGCGACAACCTGATTGATATCCACGGACAGCATGAGCATCAGTCGCTGTTTCAGCGGGAAAACCACCGGCATCTTCTGGATGACTTTGGCGGGGATCTGGCCAGGGAACTGCTGGGCGCTGTGGTGGAAGACGCTGCGAGACTTAAGGAGCTCAGCCAGAAAATCCGCGGACTTGAAAAAGATGAGCGGGAAATGGAACGTCAGAAGGAAATGTTCTTATATGAGCTTAAGGAAATTCGGGCCGCCAAGCTGATCGACGGTGAAGAGGAAAGCCTGGAGAGTGACAAAAAGATTCTTGTCAACAGTGAGCAGCTTTTCAGAAGCGCCAACGAAGCCTACCAGGTTTTAAACGGTGACGAAAACGCCTACCAGACCGCCCTCCTGGCGTTGCTGACCGAGCTGGGCGACCGTATACGCAATATTTCGGAGATTGACAGCGGCTTTAAGGTCTATGAGACTGTGGTGGAATCGGCTTATCAGGAGCTTGAGAACCTGTCTTTTGAAATCCGCAGCTATATTGACGGTATTGACTTTGACATGAATAATCTGGATGAAGTGGAGAAACGCCTGGGCGTGATTACCGGGCTCAAACGAAAATACGGAAGCTCGATCAAGGAGATTCTGGATTATGGCGCGCTGCTGGAAGAACGGCTTTCTGGCCTCATGAACCGCGATGAGCAGATCGAAAAATTTCAGAAGCAGTATAAAAAAATTCTGAGAGACTATGAAAGCAGGGCCAACGCACTTCATGAAATGCGCAAAAAATCCGGGCAGGTATTTAAGGAAGCCCTTGAACATGAATTGAAGGATCTGGCTATGGAAAAAACCGTAGTACAGGTGCAGATCATCCAGGAAAAGAAGCTGATCTCACCCAAGGGACAGGATCAGGTTGAATTTTTGATCTCAGTTAACCCCGGGGTGCCGCCCAAGCCGCTGCGCAAAATTGCTTCGGGAGGGGAAATCTCCCGCATCATGCTCAGCATTAAAAGTATTTTTGGCGACCGCGACCGGATCCAGACCATGATTTTTGACGAGATTGACACAGGTATCAGCGGGAGGACGGCTCAGGCAGTGGCTGAGAAGGTTTTTGAGCTCAGCAAGACCCACCAGATTATCTGTATCACCCATCTGCCACAGATTGCCTCGATGGCGGATAAGCATTTTCTGGTCGAGAAAAAATCGGCCGACGACAGTGTTGAGGTGAATTTTGGACCGCTTGGAGAACGGGAACGCCAGAATGAGCTGGCCCGGATGCTTAGCGGCGCAGAGGTGACCCAAACGACCCTTGATCATGCTGCCGAAATGCTGGAAATGACCAAAAAGTTAAAAAAGACAAAATAGTAGCAGTCCTTAAAATGCGAAATGCGCAAAATGAACAAAATAGTGCATTAACAAGTGAATAATTTTTAGGTAGAATAAAGCAAGGTAGAGAAACTTAAAAATTAATGGTTAATGAAAAGGAGATTAGTATTTATGGAACGCAGAGTACCATTGGGATTATCAAACAAACACATTCATTTGTCCCAGGAGGATTTAGAAGCTTTATTCGGTGAAGGCTACGAACTGACACCGAAAAAATTTCTGGTTCAGCCTGGACAGTTTGCAGCGGTCGAAAAGGTCGACATTGTAGGGCCAAAGAACACACTGGCAGGGGTACGTGTGCTGGGTCCGGTTCGTCCAGAAACACAGCTGGAATTAAACATC
The DNA window shown above is from Eubacterium limosum and carries:
- the recN gene encoding DNA repair protein RecN, with translation MLLNIVIKNYALIEALNIDLDPGLNVITGETGAGKSIVIDALTLLLGQRGNKSNIRHGADKMVVQGLFDIDGNQAVAAKLAEFGIEPEDGRLILTREIDTKGKNVCRADGMIITVTQLRAIGDNLIDIHGQHEHQSLFQRENHRHLLDDFGGDLARELLGAVVEDAARLKELSQKIRGLEKDEREMERQKEMFLYELKEIRAAKLIDGEEESLESDKKILVNSEQLFRSANEAYQVLNGDENAYQTALLALLTELGDRIRNISEIDSGFKVYETVVESAYQELENLSFEIRSYIDGIDFDMNNLDEVEKRLGVITGLKRKYGSSIKEILDYGALLEERLSGLMNRDEQIEKFQKQYKKILRDYESRANALHEMRKKSGQVFKEALEHELKDLAMEKTVVQVQIIQEKKLISPKGQDQVEFLISVNPGVPPKPLRKIASGGEISRIMLSIKSIFGDRDRIQTMIFDEIDTGISGRTAQAVAEKVFELSKTHQIICITHLPQIASMADKHFLVEKKSADDSVEVNFGPLGERERQNELARMLSGAEVTQTTLDHAAEMLEMTKKLKKTK